Within the Blastocatellia bacterium genome, the region TCGGGGACGGCGGCGGTGATGGAGATGGCGCGCGTTATGTCGAAGTATGAGTTTGACGCCACGCTCGTCTTTATGACGGTGGCGGCGGAAGAGCAGGGCCTATTAGGCTCGACGCACTGGGCCGAGATGGCCAAGCAGAAGAATCTCAATGTCGCCGGCATGATTACCAACGACATCATCGGCAGCTCGCATGCCGAAGACGGCCACATCGATAATACCCACGTTCGCCTGTTTGCCGAAGGCGTGCAGCCGGTGAAAGAGTTATCGCCGGAGCTGCGCACGCTGTTGCAGACCGGCGGCGAAAACGATTTGCCGACGCGGCAACTGGCGCGCTCGATCAAAGAGGTCGCCGAACGCTACGTCGCCGGGATGACCGTGACGGTGGTGTATCGCAAAGACCGCTACCTGCGCGGCGGCGATCATTCGCCGTTTCTGGAGCGCGGCTTTGCGGCGGTGCGCATGACTGAGCCCAACGAGGATTACAAACATCAGCATCAGAAAGTGCGCACCGAAAACGGCGTGAAGTATGGCGACCTGCCGGAATACGACAACTTCAGCTACATCGCGCAGGTGGCGCGCGTCAATGCGGCGGCGCTGGCACAGTTGGCGCTGGCGCCGGCGGCTCCGAGTAATGTCGAAGTCGAAACGGCGCGACTCGAAAATGACACCACCCTGCGATGGGAGGCCAACAAAGAGCCCGACCTCGCCGGCTATCAAATCGTCTGGCGCGAAACGACGTCGCCGTTCTGGCAGCATAAACAATTCGTCGGCAACGTCAGCAGTTTTACGATCAAGGGATTGTCGAAAGACAATTACCTGTTCGGCGTCGAGGCCGTAGACAAAGACGGCAACGCCAGCGTCGCTGTCTATCCTCGTCCCTTCCGCCCGCAGCGCAGACAATAAGGCGACCGCCATAAGTTGACAGCCGTGTGTGTGGCCCACATACTTGAATGAGTGGAAATGGTGAGTGTGATCCTCCGGGCTCGAACGAACATAGGAGGAACACACTGAATGGATAACGA harbors:
- a CDS encoding M28 family metallopeptidase, which translates into the protein MKKTLAALSTLALALTVAGAQRSKPAATASANPTDKLNPQIQKIVREISAANIEATIRKLVGFGTRHSLSDTASETRGIGAARRWIKSELERYARESGGRLQVEFDEFTQPPVARIPKPTQLVNVVATLPGRQPESKDRIFVVSGHYDSCVCAQDLLDGTSDAPGANDDASGTAAVMEMARVMSKYEFDATLVFMTVAAEEQGLLGSTHWAEMAKQKNLNVAGMITNDIIGSSHAEDGHIDNTHVRLFAEGVQPVKELSPELRTLLQTGGENDLPTRQLARSIKEVAERYVAGMTVTVVYRKDRYLRGGDHSPFLERGFAAVRMTEPNEDYKHQHQKVRTENGVKYGDLPEYDNFSYIAQVARVNAAALAQLALAPAAPSNVEVETARLENDTTLRWEANKEPDLAGYQIVWRETTSPFWQHKQFVGNVSSFTIKGLSKDNYLFGVEAVDKDGNASVAVYPRPFRPQRRQ